CAAATATACTTTTGACTTTCTCTGTTCCAAGATATTTTACTTTGATGTTATATGCGCTTTCATCAAGGAACACATCTATTACCATCGTATCACCAACTGCCATGGAATTAAAATTAGCATTTCTCAATAAGTATAATGAACTGATCATATCTTCCATGTCAGCTGTTATTTCAAATGTTTTATTTTTGATATTCTCTTTTCTTGTGGTATCAGTCACAAATACTTTATTTTCAAATCTGTTGAAAATGGAAAATTCATCTTTACGATACTTGTTTTCCTGAAGGTGTCTTGAAAATTTTAAAGGAAGGAGGTCAAATGTATCCACACAAGTTTCCCAGGTATCATCAAGATTGGACATCCATCCAGCTGCGCCTTTCAACTTGCAATTGGCTCTGACGCTGTAACAAGGAGTTTTATCTGCCCAGTGAAGTTTGTTGTCATTTTCGATAATCAATGTGCCGGCATTAAGCAGGCCATAGCTGGCATTATATTTAAACCGCTCACCTTCCTTATAATAGTTATGTGTATGCTTGATTTGTTTATGTGTTGGGATAAATAGCTCCTTGCCACCTTTTTCACCTTCACAGCTACATAAAAACCATACAGGTATAAATAACAAAAGAAAATAAAGGGGGAAATATGCAGATTTATTCATGCTCATTTTTTAAGTGGGTATGACTCCAAAAAATTGTGCCATATTTTTCAAATTTAATATTTCTGTTCCAGTAAAAGCAAAAAAGAAAGCATAATGTGTCATATCCAAAAATCCTTTTAATAGGAGCTTTTGAAATAATGCTTCTATTGCAATTCATGAGAATCAATAGTTTGCAATGCTTTATAAGGTGTATCGAAAAAACTTTTTCTTTTTGAGGTTAAAGATATTTAAACTTGTACAAGTTAAAATCGAGAAAAATATGAAAGGAATTCTGGCAATAAGTCTTTTGATACTTTCCAATGCATTTATGACTATGGCTTGGTATGGTCATCTGTTTTTTAAGAAAGTGCCCTGGTTCAGCAAGCTGGGCTTGTTTGGTGTTATTATGATCAGTTGGGGAATGGCTTTTTTCGAATACTGTTTTCAGGTGCCTGCCAACCGGATAGGTTTTGAGGAGAATGGTGGTCCTTTTTCACTATTTGAACTAAAAGTGATTCAGGAAGCAGTTTCTTTAACAGTCTTTACGGCCTTTGCAATTCTTGTTTTCAAATCCGATAAACTGGCCTGGAACTACCTGGTAGGCTTTGCATTGCTCATACTGGCTGTTTTCTTTATATTTAAAAAATGGTAAGTTGCAATTGGTATAAGAATTACCTTAGACAGAAATTAATATTATTGAGCTGATGGCAGAAATTACAGATAAAGAGCGTTCGGAGTTATTATATACAAAATTAAAGCAGGTTAGAGAAGAAGTAGGAAAGGTGGTGATTGGTCAGGAATATATGCTGAATCGCTTGCTTTTGGGTTTATTTACAAATGGTCACATATTACTGGAAGGTGTTCCTGGTCTTGCCAAAACGTTAATGGTAAATACCCTTGCTAAAGTTTTACATCTTGATTTTAACAGGATCCAGTTTACCCCCGATCTTCTGCCCGCAGATCTCATTGGTACCATGATTTACAATCAGGCCAAGAGTGATTTTGAGGTTAAGAAAGGGCCCATTTTTGCCAACCTTATTCTTGCAGATGAGGTAAACAGATCTCCTGCTAAAGTACAGGCAGCTTTACTTGAATCTATGCAGGAAAGACAGGTGACGATCGGTGAAACGACGTTTAAGCTGGACAGTCCATTTTTGGTATTGGCCACTCAAAACCCCGTTGATCAGGAAGGCACCTATCCATTGCCGGAAGCCCAAATGGACCGTTTCATGATGAAAGTCCATGTTGATTATCTCGACAAGGAATCGGAACTGGAAGTCATGAGACGTATGTCAAACATGAACTTCAGATATGAACCGAAAACTATTCTTGACAAAGGTGATATTGCCATGATCAGAAATGAGATCAATAAGGTGAATATGTCTGAAAGCCTTGAGAAGTACATTATAGAACTTGTGTTTGCAAGTCGCAGACCAAAGGAATATGGACTTAACGATGAGGCAGAATACATTCAGTATGGTGCTTCGACAAGAGCAAGTATCAATCTGAACCTGGCTTCTAAGTTCATAGCCTTTTCCAATCAAAGAGACTATGTACTGCCTGAAGATGTGAAGTCAGTTGCTTATGATGTTTTAAATCACCGTATCATTCTTAACTATGAAGCCGAAGCTGATGGAGTGACCACAAGGCAGATCATCGAATCTATCTTAAGAAAAGTAACTATAGGAAAAGTATAACAATAGGGAGAAGCTGATAGGGAATCAATTTAACATTTTGATAACCTGTGTATAACTCAGGATTAATAAGAGTTTGTGATCTTTGAATCATATCCGAAATGATTATTAACGGCTCTCCTGCGTTAGTAATTGACTTTTAAATCTGAAAAGGCCGAAGAGACGCTTCGGCTTTTTTTATTTTAACCCGGAGCAATTATTTATTACTCCGGGTTTAACTCTTTCTACTATCCTTTATTCTATTATTAACTTTTCTGTGTGTGGATCTCCATCACCTGCTACTCTCAGGAAGTAAATTCCTTTTTCCAGATGTGACAAGTTTAGCGGTGTTTCAGATCCTGCTTCAGAAGCGTTTTTCTCTTCTGAATATTTTAAGCTCCCTTTGCTGTCAAAAACTTCTATTTTAACTGCAGGGCTTTCATTCAATATTTTCACATTGAAAATACCAGAACTTGGATTTGGATATAAAATCAGATTGTTTGTTGTGTGACTAGTATATTGTTCAATCGTGGCATAATCATCCGACGCAACTCTTGCATTGTTGCTTGCTGGCAATACTTCTAGTAATTTCAGCCTCCATCCCGTAGCAGTCAGTTCCGCATATTTTTTTCTATAGTCCTGATAATTCCACTCATATATCTGAACTTCTCCTGCTGAAGATGGACGCCATACTGCTGTATATTTTACTGCGCCGTTCACTATTGTTTGATTCAGAAGGAACAATCTCCAGCCCTGGCCCCACAACTGGTCATATTTGGTTCTGTAATCGGTGTAGTTCCATTCATATACCTGCACTTCGCCGCTTGTGCTTGGTCTCCATACTGCGATGTATTTTACTACTCCATTTACAACAACATTGTTAAGGATATGAAGACGGTAGCCTTGTCCCCAAAGCTGATCATATTTTGCTTTGTAATCAGCGTAGTTCCATTCATACACCTGTACTTCTGCGCTTGTGCTAGGTCTCCATATTGCAGTATATTTTACAACCCCATTTACAACAACATTGCTAAGTAGCTGAAGCCTCCAGCCTTGTCCCCACAGCTGATCATACTTGGCTCTGAAGTCTGCATAGTTATATTCATATACTTGTATTTCGCTGCTTGTGTTTTTTCTCCATATAGCAGAATAATATACCTTACCCTGGTCAACATGCTGGTCAAGCTTAAACAGTCTCCATCCCTGGTTCCATATGTCATCGTACTTTTTCCTATATTCTGTATAGCTAACTCCGATAAGCTGAATTTCTTCAGCAGTTGAAGGTGAGAATACAGCAGTGACTCTAACGGCAGGCTTATTGATGAGATTATTTCTATAGTTGTGCTGTAAAGTTTTAACAATTAGTGTTCTCTGCTGTGTAGAAAATTGCCATGGTGGCTGGCAACCACCAAAGTAGCTCATGACATTTGACTTGTTAGCCGTGAAACTAATATTGTTTATCGTATAAGTATTTGTAGCGTTACAGCCTCCTACATTGTTAGTATAATAGGCTGTTCCTGCATCCGGATTGGTATCACTCAATCTATCTCCATCCAGAGCGTTGGCATTACCACCATTGTTATTGATAAAGGCAGTAGCTTTTGCTGGTGTGTCGGTAAGATTGTCGCTCCACCCTGGAAAGGTATGATAAAGACCGAAGTAATGTCCTAGTTCATGAACAAATGTAGCTCTATTGCCCTGAGCATAATCCAGACGGTTATAGAACGCTACGAAGTTGACGTTGCTCGTAGGCAGGGGCGCAAAGGACAATGCCGGAGTATAGCCAGTGTTTGGAGGATAGGCAAAAGCATTGCTTGCTGGTGTAGCATTAGTTCCTCCGTGACGAAGGAAGATGACTGCTTTACCAGGGTATTTAGCAGCCTCATTGTTTGGTGCTACCCACCAGTTGCTTCCTCCGTTTGCCATACTGTTGAGCGTTGTGCTGTTCAATGGAGTCCAATCGGTAGCCGGATCAAATTCAAGTCTTATTCCTGCAGCGGCAAATGCACTGTTTGCATCGGCAATATGTGTTTGAAGTTGTGCAATGGTGACAGTATTACCTCTGCCTCCATTATCATCCGATAGGGGAATTACGTGCACACGAACGTAATAATTAATTGTCTGGGCAGAAGCCTTACTAAGTGCAAGAATGAATAGTAACATAAAGAGCAACGTCATTGCATTCATTCTTTTCTTCTTTCTGGCTGCATTAAAGGAGCCATAACTTTTGGAAATGAGTTTTCTTTTTTTCATTCTGGATGAAATTTTAGGTTAAATCCTTTAGGCCATGAAAGGACATCATGCCAGCCTTTTTTCGTCTGGATTTTGTGTTAGAAATTGAAAAGGAAAGATTGTTAAATTACGATATAAAATTGCTGGTAGTCAGTAATTTAACTGTGGCTAAAATAGAGAAATTATTTATTCTAGTGCGATTTAAGCTAAAAATATTTTTTATAATCCAACCAGTTTATATTCTCAAGGCCGTCCCCGAAATACTATATCATTTAAAGTATTTCTACTTAATAGTATTGTAGGACCTCATTACTTTATAAATGCTGATGGATTAATATTAATTGAATGAATTCTGATCAAAGCAGTAATATTTTTCCTGAAAACCATTACTTTTTTAATTTCCATTTTTATTTATTCATGAACAGATTGTGTTATTTCTATGGTCATTAATTAAAAATCATAATATGAATACAAAAATTCTTCTAGCTCTGATATTTCTACTATCTGCTACTTGTCTGAAAGCTCAGGTTACTTCCTGCCTTACTAATGATGTCGATGGTTATGCATCCCTTAGCGGAGAGGGTCTTGGTACAACTACCGGTGGGAAAGGTGGAACAGTAGTAAATATTTCCAGTCTTTCTCAACTTGAGGATTGGGTTTCTTCACGTGAAGATAACAGCTCACCTGAAATTGTATACATCAATGGACTTATTGAACAGCCTGGTACATCTTCTATGGTCCTGACCATTAAAAGAGGAGGAAATATAAGTATCATCGGTAATACTTATGATGCAGGATTAAAAAACATAGGTCTGAACTTCAGAGAGTATACAAATGTGATAGTAAGAAATCTTACTGTAAGAGAAGTATTTTATCCTAATGATGGAATTACCATTGATGAATGTCACCATGTCTGGATTGATCATTGTGACCTATACAGTAAAAACGGACCAGGCATAGGTGTTGACACCTATGATGGTTTACTTGATGTGAAAAATGGTTCTCATAATGTTACCATCTCCTGGAACAAACTTCACTCTCATAAAAAGGTAAATTTGCTGGGCCATACAGACAATAGTTCTGCACAATCAATTGATAAAAATATAAGAGTTACTTTCCACCACAATTATTATTATGATAATGATGGAAGAAATCCATCTTTAAGATGGGGAGCAGCGCATGTTTATAATAATTATTATAAGGACATATATGATTATGGTATAGCTGTTCGTCAGGGCGCACATGCCTTGATAGAAAATAATATTTATGAGAACGTTATCACACCTATATCTACAAATAAGTTTACAGGTGAAGGGTATGCTTGTGAAAGAGGTAATGTGTTTACCGGATGTGGACCTAACTCCATAACTCAAACTGAATGCAGCTGGTGGAATTCAAGTACTCTTCCCTATAATTATTCTTTAACACCAACTGATAATCTTATAGCTTTGCTAACAACTAAAACAGGAACTTGCTCTTCATCAACTGTAACTGATTTGCAAACGAAAAACACTTTGGGCCTTTTTAACGGTGTATTCCCTAATCCTACAAATAGGAGTTTTACCGTAAAAGCAGATAGACCAGTTAAAAGTATAAGCATTGTCGACCTATTCGGAAAACTTCTGGAAGAGCAATCCACAATAGTTGTCAGAGAGGATATAGAAGTGGGAGCGGATCTTCCTGAAGGTACTTATATGTTGATGGTTGAATATTTTTCCGGAGAGAGGGAAGCTGTGAAAATTGTTAAAGTAAAGTAATCCTAGCCTATTTGAATGTTGATTGATTAGTTATATAAGGCGAGTGGAAGATAAATAATTTACTTGTTGTATTGTAGTTGACGTAGTGTCAATCTATTTCAGGACTATAGATAGGTTTGAATAGTTAATTTAAAAAAATCCCGGCTGCCTTCTTTAAAAGCAACCGGGAATATTTTATAATATTATAATAGCTTTTTACTTCAGCTCATCAAGTTTAGCTTTCACAACATCTACTGCTTTCTTCATCTTCTCAACATCGCTTGCAGCGGCGGCCTGGTCAAGCTTGTTTTGCTCAACATCTTTTTTCAGTTGCTCAAGTTCAGCAGCATTGTCTTTTATTTTTTGTTCAAGATTTATTTTCTCCTGTTTGTTTTTATCAATATCGCGAACAAGATTTTCTCCATCTTTTACTTTTCTTTCCTGATTTTTAACAGAAGTGTTTAATGCTTTCTCTGCATCTTTAATTTGATTGTTTACATCAACTCTATAGCATTCCAAAGCAAATTCATATAATATTTTTTCAGCAGCTTTGTATGCACTGGAATTGGACTCTTTGGTTACGTGAGTGGTTCCCATGTCTATTGCCCACCATACCTTGGTTCCTTTTCCCGAACCTTCTACCTTAGATACTATTTTAACAGGGCTTGAAGAGATATCGGAAACATTCCCAGCTGGGACAGTATAAATGCCTTTAGAACTTTCCGTTTTTCCATAACTCTTTAATTGTTTCTCCCACATCTTCTCTACCATTTTCTGGTCAAGATCAATTACTACAAAGAGGCCTGACCTTTCCAGCTTATCAATTGTTTCTGTTGATTCGCCTACTTTTACTTTTTGAGCCAAAACAAATTGGGAAGCAATAAATAAGAGTAATGTAAATACTATTTTCTGCATAAGATTTTTGTTTAAATATTAATTGCTAAACAATATTAATTTCTTTAAATTATT
The Sporocytophaga myxococcoides DSM 11118 genome window above contains:
- a CDS encoding DUF3108 domain-containing protein — protein: MSMNKSAYFPLYFLLLFIPVWFLCSCEGEKGGKELFIPTHKQIKHTHNYYKEGERFKYNASYGLLNAGTLIIENDNKLHWADKTPCYSVRANCKLKGAAGWMSNLDDTWETCVDTFDLLPLKFSRHLQENKYRKDEFSIFNRFENKVFVTDTTRKENIKNKTFEITADMEDMISSLYLLRNANFNSMAVGDTMVIDVFLDESAYNIKVKYLGTEKVKSIFGKGTAYKIAPILPPNNLLSGELPVKAWITNDERRILLKVEANVLVGSLDLDLQEYSKK
- a CDS encoding DMT family protein, whose protein sequence is MKGILAISLLILSNAFMTMAWYGHLFFKKVPWFSKLGLFGVIMISWGMAFFEYCFQVPANRIGFEENGGPFSLFELKVIQEAVSLTVFTAFAILVFKSDKLAWNYLVGFALLILAVFFIFKKW
- a CDS encoding AAA family ATPase, with the protein product MAEITDKERSELLYTKLKQVREEVGKVVIGQEYMLNRLLLGLFTNGHILLEGVPGLAKTLMVNTLAKVLHLDFNRIQFTPDLLPADLIGTMIYNQAKSDFEVKKGPIFANLILADEVNRSPAKVQAALLESMQERQVTIGETTFKLDSPFLVLATQNPVDQEGTYPLPEAQMDRFMMKVHVDYLDKESELEVMRRMSNMNFRYEPKTILDKGDIAMIRNEINKVNMSESLEKYIIELVFASRRPKEYGLNDEAEYIQYGASTRASINLNLASKFIAFSNQRDYVLPEDVKSVAYDVLNHRIILNYEAEADGVTTRQIIESILRKVTIGKV
- a CDS encoding T9SS type A sorting domain-containing protein, with protein sequence MKKRKLISKSYGSFNAARKKKRMNAMTLLFMLLFILALSKASAQTINYYVRVHVIPLSDDNGGRGNTVTIAQLQTHIADANSAFAAAGIRLEFDPATDWTPLNSTTLNSMANGGSNWWVAPNNEAAKYPGKAVIFLRHGGTNATPASNAFAYPPNTGYTPALSFAPLPTSNVNFVAFYNRLDYAQGNRATFVHELGHYFGLYHTFPGWSDNLTDTPAKATAFINNNGGNANALDGDRLSDTNPDAGTAYYTNNVGGCNATNTYTINNISFTANKSNVMSYFGGCQPPWQFSTQQRTLIVKTLQHNYRNNLINKPAVRVTAVFSPSTAEEIQLIGVSYTEYRKKYDDIWNQGWRLFKLDQHVDQGKVYYSAIWRKNTSSEIQVYEYNYADFRAKYDQLWGQGWRLQLLSNVVVNGVVKYTAIWRPSTSAEVQVYEWNYADYKAKYDQLWGQGYRLHILNNVVVNGVVKYIAVWRPSTSGEVQVYEWNYTDYRTKYDQLWGQGWRLFLLNQTIVNGAVKYTAVWRPSSAGEVQIYEWNYQDYRKKYAELTATGWRLKLLEVLPASNNARVASDDYATIEQYTSHTTNNLILYPNPSSGIFNVKILNESPAVKIEVFDSKGSLKYSEEKNASEAGSETPLNLSHLEKGIYFLRVAGDGDPHTEKLIIE
- a CDS encoding T9SS type A sorting domain-containing protein, with product MNTKILLALIFLLSATCLKAQVTSCLTNDVDGYASLSGEGLGTTTGGKGGTVVNISSLSQLEDWVSSREDNSSPEIVYINGLIEQPGTSSMVLTIKRGGNISIIGNTYDAGLKNIGLNFREYTNVIVRNLTVREVFYPNDGITIDECHHVWIDHCDLYSKNGPGIGVDTYDGLLDVKNGSHNVTISWNKLHSHKKVNLLGHTDNSSAQSIDKNIRVTFHHNYYYDNDGRNPSLRWGAAHVYNNYYKDIYDYGIAVRQGAHALIENNIYENVITPISTNKFTGEGYACERGNVFTGCGPNSITQTECSWWNSSTLPYNYSLTPTDNLIALLTTKTGTCSSSTVTDLQTKNTLGLFNGVFPNPTNRSFTVKADRPVKSISIVDLFGKLLEEQSTIVVREDIEVGADLPEGTYMLMVEYFSGEREAVKIVKVK